The following is a genomic window from Pedobacter sp. KBS0701.
ATAGTGTAATGTTTGGGAGGATACAACTTAAAAATGGTCCTCAGAAATATGGGGTAAAAAAGAGTTTGTTTTATTATGCACCGGATTCGCTCCCTAAAGATACTTATGATGCAAAGATCAATTTTAAAACCTGGTCTGCATGGCCAAAAAAAGAAGCTGATAACCTGGGCCGGTCTTATAACTACCCGCATGTTGCAGCAGCCCATTGGGTGATGTACCGGTTAGCGCGTAATTATAGCGGCCTTATTGAGGAGCAGAGTTGGAAACAACACCTTATCGATGCTGCTGAAACAGGTATGGCTATGGTTAACATAGCCCCTTATTACGCACAGTTTGGTCAAATGGAAGGCACGGTATTTTATCTCATCTTAAATGACCTTAAAAACGAAGGACTAACAGATGAAGCAGCCAGGTTAGAAAATGAAATGAAGAAGCGAGCCAACCACTGGCGTTCATTACAATATCCCTTTGGTAGTGAGATGCCTTGGGATTCTACAGGTCAGGAAGAAGTTTATGTGTGGTCGAGCTATTTTGGCTACCAGGATAAAGCAAATGTAACGCTCGATGCCATATTAGCCTATATGCCTGTGGTACCGCATTGGGCTTACAACGGTAATGCCCGTCGGTACTGGGATTTTCTTTATGGAGGTAAACTCTCGCGTATCGAACGGATGATCCATCATTACGGTTCAGCGCTTAATGCCATTCCTGTTTTAATGGATTACCGCAAAAATCCAGGCGATTTCTATCTTTTACGTGCCGGTTACGGTGGGTTATTAGGTTCGATCTCCAATATCACCCAGGAAGGTTTTGCACCTGCGGCATTTCATGCTTACCCATCAACCTTAAAAAATGACGGCATTACCGGCGATTATGGATCTGGCTTTTTTGGCTATGCGGTTAATACATCATCTTACATTTTACAACATCCCGAATTTGGTTGGTTATCTTTTGGTGGCAATTTGGAGAAAAAGGGGAACGTCATCAATGTTAAATTAACTACAGCAGCAAAATCGTCGGTTTACATTGCGCCTGTGGGGCTTTGGATTAGTCTTGATGCCGGAACCATTGATGAAGTAGATTATAATACGGTAAATGGTGAAATTCGCTTAAAGCTAGCTAAGGCAAACGAATACCTACCTACTGCCTTGTTAAGGTTGTCGCAACCGACAAAAGTTAATGGAGTTGGTGTTTATTCCATAAAAGGCAATGGTATGGAGAAGAGAGGAGGATACGAATTCCCACTTTCAAAAGCTGATACCACTGAGATTATTCTTCAAAGATAATATCAATCCACCTACTGTCTGAGCCCCGTGATTAAAATTACGGGACTTTGTATTTTCAATTAATTCTGATAATCAATCATATATATGCTTTATCAATATTATGTGTTGATATAATATATCTATATCATTTATATTCCAGATTATTAAAGTAAACATTGAACTTGGATAGACGTGTTTTATAAATCGAAAACCATTGATTTTGTTTTATTTATAACTACATATTTACTTCATATTAATTAATTTAAAATTTTATAGTTCAAATAAGTATATAATTTAATAGTGGTGTAGTCCATTTAAAAATTGTTTAGATGGTCCTCGTTTGTAGCGAGGATAGCTTGAGAAAAGCGGTTTTTTATGAAATAGATTAAGCCTGCTATTGACAGACTCCGATAGGATGGTCGTCATTCCCGCGCAGGCCTCTATCAAAACAGATTTTGCTTCGCAGAGTACTCCGTGGTTCTAGACTGCGTTCTGATGTAAAATCGGTACAGGTAGCCCTCCGCTCGAATGACGGTAACTCGGGGGATTTTTACGCGTAGATTAATTGCTGTCAATCATATTGATTTTTATACAATAAGTTACCCCCTCATGATGACAAAAGAAACTTGATAAATGTTCTGTGTATCCGCTAAAATTGTTAATGTTAACTTTTTTTAATCAGCCTTATTGTATGCAGATTTTATCCTTTTTTTTCGCTAACCTGAAATTTATTGTGATTTTTGTGCCATAACCATAGCTTATAATTTGCAGATATACACCATATTTTATCCATTCATTTTAATTCTGATGTAATGAATATGGCTTTTTGGATATTTGCTTAACACATAAAAATATGTTTGAAAAGAAAGTTTACCTCCAAAGAAGAGCAGCACTAAAATCAAAGATAAATTCGGGAATATTACTCTTTTTGGGTAATGAAGAAAGCCCGATGAATTATAAAGACAATACCTATCATTTTAGGCAGGATAGTACCTTTTTGTATTATTTTGGAATCAGTGAGCCATCTTTGGGCGCTATTATAGATCTGGATGAAGATCAGGCAATTCTTTTCGGTGATGAAATGGGAATTGATGATATTGTATGGATGGGCAGGCAGAAAACACTGGAAGAAAAAAGTTTGGATGCTGGTCTAACCAAAGTTCTGCCTTTTGCGCAACTAAACACCTATCTTAAACAATGCCAGGACAAAAATCGTGAGGTTCATTTCTTACCTCCTTATCGTTCTGAAAATAAGATTAAACTTGCCAACTGGCTTAACCTGCCAATTGATCAGCTTAAAGAAAAAGCATCGCTTAATTTTATTAAGGCTGTAGTGGCACAACGGTCGGTTAAATCGGTTGAAGAAATTGAAGAGCTGGATCGTGCTGCAGTAATATCTGCCGATATTCATTTAATGATCATGCAGCAGGCAAAACCCGGCATGTATGAACGCGAACTTGCAGCTAAAATTCAAGGTGCTGCATTGGCTTCGGGCGGTAATCTGGCCTATCCGGTTATTTTAACGGTTCGGGGCGAAATTCTGCATAACCACTACCATGGCAATCAGCTCCGGGAAGGACAACTGGTTTTAAACGATTCTGGTGTAGAAACAGCTTTAGGTTATGCTGGCGATCTTACGCGCACTTTTCCCGTAGGAAAGAAATTTAGTGCAGGGCAGAAAGATATTTATGATATTGTATTGAGTGCTTACACGCATGGCAAAAATATGCTGGCACCGGGGGTAAGATACTTAGATGTGCATTTGGCTTCGTGTAAAATGCTGGCACAGGGTTTAAAAGATATTGGCCTGATGAAAGGTAATATAGACGATGCCGTGCAGGCTGGTGCGCATGCCATGTTCTTTCAATGTGGAACAGGACACATGATGGGCTTAGATGTACACGATATGGAAGATTTAGGTGAGCAATATGTAGGTTATACAGATGAGCTGACTAAAAATACCACCCAGTTCGGATTGAAATCGTTAAGGTTGGGCAAAGCGCTTGAAGCGGGTTATGTATTAACGGTAGAACCAGGTGTTTACATCATCCCGGAGCTAATAGACCGTTGGAAGGCCACTAACCAGTTTGCCGAATTTATTAACTACGATAAATTGGAGCAGTTCAGAAACTTTAGCGGCATCAGGGTAGAAGACGATTTTCTGATTACCGAAAACGGAAGCCGGATGCTGGGAAAATATTTGGCCTTAACTACGGATGAAATTGAATCGGTTAGGAGCGAAGCTTATTAGTAACGTTGGTTATTTGAAATGACTGTTGTTTTTTGTTTTGGAGCGCAGGTCCATTCGATTTTTTTAAAGAATGTTCCTGCCATCCGCTTTATTCCGATGAAGGATCGGAATGCCCGCTGCTGTCAGGGCTAGATACGTAGGCAGAAGCACAGGACCAGGGTTAAATAAACCTGATAGAACGGATGCTCCCGATTCTTCATCGGAGCAGAAGAGAAAGCAGGACTACCGTAACCCATGAAAAGCTGCATTTGCTTTTCAAATTAATATTTTGCTATTGCTTTTGGAGCGCAGGTCCATTCGATTTTTTTAAAGAATGTTCCTGCCATCCGCTTTATTCCGATGAAGGATCGGAATGCCCGCTGCTGTCAGGGCTAGATACGTCGGCAAAGCACAGAACCAGGGTTAAATAAACCTGATAGAACGGATGCTCCCGATTCTTCATCGGAGCAGGAGGGATAGCAGGACTACCCTAACCGATGAAAAACTGAAACTGTTTTTCAAATAATAATACGCTATTGCAACATAACAACCAGCAAAAAGATATGAAAAAAATAACCTCCTTAACCCTACTCTTCTTAACGTTTAGTACCCTGCTTTTTGCACAAAACCCCAAAAAGGTTTACACTTTGGCCGACACCTTAAGAGGAAGCTTAAATGCCGAACGGAACTGGTGGGATGTGCAGCGTTACGAACTTTCAGTTAAGCCCGATTACAATGATAAGAGCATAACAGGCTCAAATAAAATCGTATACAAAGTAGTGCAGCACAACAATGGTAATACCCGTATGCAGATCGATTTGCAGGAGCCATTAATCATTGATAGTGTTTTATATAATGGTGGTTCAAAGGTGAAATTCGAACATGTTGGCAGTGTCTGGTATGTACATGTGCCTGCACAAAAGTTATCGGCAATGAATAATGTCCATATCTTTTACCATGGAAAGGTACATCAGGCCAAAAGAGCTCCCTGGGATGGCGGTTTTATTTTTACTACCGATTCACTTTCACGTCCGTGGATGACCGTAGCCTGCCAGGGCTTAGGTGCTTCGGTTTGGTATCCAAATAAGGATCATCAAAGCGACGAGCCTAATCTGGGTGCATCTTTAACCATGACTGTTCCGGATACATTGGTGGCAGTAGGTAACGGGCGCCTGGTATTTAAAAAGGATAACCACGATGGTACCACGACCTATCAGTACAATGTTAAAAATCCGATCAGTAATTATTGCATTATCCCTTACATAGGTAAGTATGTTAATTTTAAGGAGAAATATGCAGGCGAAAAAGGTGCCCTTGATGTGAATTATTGGGTGCTTGATTACAATTACCCAAAGGCTAAAACCTACATGCCCGATCAGGTACATAAAATGCTGAAAAGTATGGAGCATTGGTTTGGTCCATATCCTTTCTATGAAGATGGTTATCAGTTAATCGATGCTTCGCATACGGGTATGGAGCATCAATCTGCGGTTTCTTATGGTAATGGGTACAAGTTCGGCTACAGAGGCAGAGATATGTCTGGCAACGGCTGGGGTTTGAAGTGGGATTTTATCATTATTCACGAAAGCGGGCACGAATGGTTTGGCAACAACATTACTACCAATGATCTGGCCGATATGTGGGTACATGAAGGATTTACGAACTATAGCGAAACACTTTTTGTCGATTATATTTTTGGTAACCAGGCTGGAAATGAATACAATTTTGGGATTAGAAAAGGCATTAAAAATGATAGTCCTATTATTCCCCCTTATGGTGTAAATGCACAAGGCAGTGGCGATATGTATCCAAAAGGAGGCAACATGCTGCATTCCATCAGGCATAGTTTAAATAACGACGAACTTTTTAGATCCATATTACGAGGGCTTAACCAAACCTTTTACCATAAAACGGTAACTACTGCACAGATCGAAAATTATATTTCTAAAAAAGCAGGTTACAATTTTTCAAAGGTTTTTGATCAATATTTGCGTACGGTACAGGTTCCTGTCTTTGAATATTACCTTAAAGATGGTAAAGCTTTTTACCGGTATAGCGACTGTGTTAAGGGCTTCAATCTCCCTTTAAGTTTGAAAAAAGAAGGAATTAAAACGCTTAAAATTATTCCTTCGCAAAACTGGCAGCAAATTACATTGGCCAAAGGGCAGAATGCACTTTTCACAAAATCGGGTATTGAATTTATGTACTACCTGCAGGTAAAAAACACAAAATAAATCATGGCGAAACAAAAAGGATAGGGGATGGTTCTCTATCTGACTGATTTTAAAGGCATTCTTGTTTGGCAGGACATTTTTTTTGTGATATCTAATTTCACTTACAATTCCTTCTGGTTTTTTCCAATCAAATCTGTCTGATTGAAGTGGCGTATTTATGACTAATATCGGTTAAAATCCAACAATATTGCTGTTGGGCAATTTCCTAACTTTGAATATCGTTTATTTAGTTTTATCTCCGGTAATCTGATTAAATGATGCCTGGCGATTAGATCCGGTTTTTGGGTTTTAGGCCAGATTAACTTTTGAAAATATTATAAAAACATAACATTACAATGAGTATCAAATGGACTGGGGTTTTCCCTGCTGTAACTACAAAATTTACAGCAAATGATGAGTTAGATTTTCCGGCTTTCGATTTAAATATCGAAGCGCAATTAGAAGCAGGTGCTGAAGGGATAATTTTAGGTGGATCGCTTGGTGAAGCCAGTGTATTAACCGATGAGGAAAAGTTTGGTCTGTTATCGCATACCTTAACCGTGGTAAATGGACGTGTACCGGTTTTATTAAACATTGCTGAGTCAACTACAAAAAAAGCAATCGAAGTGGCTAAAAAAGCCGAATCGCTAGGTGCACAGGGTTTAATGTTATTGCCGCCAATGCGCTATAACGCTGCTCCGGATGAAACTCTGGCCTTTTTTGGTGCCATTGCTGAAAGTACCAGCTTACCGATCATGATTTATAACAATCCTGTTGATTATAAAATCGAGGTAACATTAGATATGTTCGAGGTTTTGACCAAATACGATAACATACAGGCGATCAAAGAATCAACAAGGGATGTATCAAATGTAACGCGGTTAATCAACCGTTTTGGCGACCGTTTCAAAATCTTTACCGGAGTAGATCCGTTA
Proteins encoded in this region:
- a CDS encoding aminopeptidase P family protein, with product MFEKKVYLQRRAALKSKINSGILLFLGNEESPMNYKDNTYHFRQDSTFLYYFGISEPSLGAIIDLDEDQAILFGDEMGIDDIVWMGRQKTLEEKSLDAGLTKVLPFAQLNTYLKQCQDKNREVHFLPPYRSENKIKLANWLNLPIDQLKEKASLNFIKAVVAQRSVKSVEEIEELDRAAVISADIHLMIMQQAKPGMYERELAAKIQGAALASGGNLAYPVILTVRGEILHNHYHGNQLREGQLVLNDSGVETALGYAGDLTRTFPVGKKFSAGQKDIYDIVLSAYTHGKNMLAPGVRYLDVHLASCKMLAQGLKDIGLMKGNIDDAVQAGAHAMFFQCGTGHMMGLDVHDMEDLGEQYVGYTDELTKNTTQFGLKSLRLGKALEAGYVLTVEPGVYIIPELIDRWKATNQFAEFINYDKLEQFRNFSGIRVEDDFLITENGSRMLGKYLALTTDEIESVRSEAY
- a CDS encoding M1 family metallopeptidase, giving the protein MKKITSLTLLFLTFSTLLFAQNPKKVYTLADTLRGSLNAERNWWDVQRYELSVKPDYNDKSITGSNKIVYKVVQHNNGNTRMQIDLQEPLIIDSVLYNGGSKVKFEHVGSVWYVHVPAQKLSAMNNVHIFYHGKVHQAKRAPWDGGFIFTTDSLSRPWMTVACQGLGASVWYPNKDHQSDEPNLGASLTMTVPDTLVAVGNGRLVFKKDNHDGTTTYQYNVKNPISNYCIIPYIGKYVNFKEKYAGEKGALDVNYWVLDYNYPKAKTYMPDQVHKMLKSMEHWFGPYPFYEDGYQLIDASHTGMEHQSAVSYGNGYKFGYRGRDMSGNGWGLKWDFIIIHESGHEWFGNNITTNDLADMWVHEGFTNYSETLFVDYIFGNQAGNEYNFGIRKGIKNDSPIIPPYGVNAQGSGDMYPKGGNMLHSIRHSLNNDELFRSILRGLNQTFYHKTVTTAQIENYISKKAGYNFSKVFDQYLRTVQVPVFEYYLKDGKAFYRYSDCVKGFNLPLSLKKEGIKTLKIIPSQNWQQITLAKGQNALFTKSGIEFMYYLQVKNTK
- a CDS encoding dihydrodipicolinate synthase family protein, which encodes MSIKWTGVFPAVTTKFTANDELDFPAFDLNIEAQLEAGAEGIILGGSLGEASVLTDEEKFGLLSHTLTVVNGRVPVLLNIAESTTKKAIEVAKKAESLGAQGLMLLPPMRYNAAPDETLAFFGAIAESTSLPIMIYNNPVDYKIEVTLDMFEVLTKYDNIQAIKESTRDVSNVTRLINRFGDRFKIFTGVDPLAMESIVMGAHGWVAGLVDAFPRETVAIFRLIKENRIAEALTIYRWFLPVLELDIHAKLVQYIKLAEVATGLGTEAVRAPRLPLSGAEREKVLKIINDALAVRPELPAGSWGK